A single genomic interval of Pyrus communis chromosome 7, drPyrComm1.1, whole genome shotgun sequence harbors:
- the LOC137740381 gene encoding DNA damage-repair/toleration protein DRT100-like, protein MAKPHSHSSLPLSLLLLSLLLTPSVQQTHKISTVDLRALIAIKNSFTDVPSRRGSPAAFFSTWNFSAPDPCSTFTGLTCASGRVTTLTLGTGLSDSPGLAGSLPPSIADLTELTQLILFPGIVTGPIPFQLDRLASLRVISLTNNRLTGPIPQSLSLLPNLHTLDLSYNRLAGPIPPGLTRLPKLKVLILASNSLSGEVPYDVSSQLLHLDLKRNGLTGPLPPSLPTTLRYVSLSENDMSGPIGSVFDSLADLVHLDLGSNRFGGPLPQTLFRMNLQSLLLQRNNLSGWVPPALSQPPSYGEGSIVDLSHNVITGELSPILAGVESLYLNNNRLIGTVPRAYVKSVCVGITKTLYLQHNYISRFAVEPGSMLPDTVSLCLSYNCMVPPVGMEACPANAGTDLSRPASQCSVFNYG, encoded by the coding sequence ATGGCCAAACCACACTCTCACTCCTCACTCCCACTCTCGCTACTACTCCTCTCACTCCTCCTCACTCCTTCCGTCCaacaaactcacaaaatctCCACCGTCGATCTCCGCGCCCTGATCGCCATCAAAAACTCCTTCACCGACGTTCCCTCCCGCCGCGGCTCCCCCGCCGCGTTCTTCTCCACCTGGAACTTCTCCGCCCCCGACCCCTGCTCCACATTCACCGGCCTCACGTGCGCCTCCGGCCGCGTCACCACCCTCACCCTCGGCACCGGCCTTTCCGACTCTCCTGGTCTCGCTGGGTCGCTCCCGCCCTCCATCGCCGACCTCACCGAGTTGACTCAGCTCATTCTCTTCCCCGGAATCGTCACCGGTCCTATTCCCTTCCAGCTAGACCGGCTCGCCAGCCTCCGAGTCATCTCCCTCACCAACAACCGCCTCACCGGTCCGATTCCTcagtccctctctctcctccccaaCCTCCACACCCTCGACCTCAGCTACAACCGCCTCGCCGGACCAATTCCGCCGGGTCTCACCCGTTTACCCAAGCTCAAGGTCCTCATCCTCGCCTCCAATTCCCTCTCCGGCGAGGTCCCCTACGACGTGTCGTCCCAGCTCCTTCACCTGGACTTAAAACGCAACGGCCTCACCGGCCCGTTGCCGCCTTCTCTCCCGACGACGCTCCGCTACGTGTCGCTCTCGGAAAACGACATGTCAGGCCCCATCGGCTCCGTCTTCGACTCGCTCGCCGATTTAGTCCACCTAGATCTCGGGTCCAACCGTTTCGGTGGGCCCCTTCCTCAAACTCTGTTCCGCATGAACCTCCAGTCCCTCCTGTTGCAACGGAACAATCTCTCCGGGTGGGTCCCGCCAGCACTGTCCCAGCCGCCATCGTACGGCGAGGGTTCGATCGTGGATTTGAGCCACAACGTCATAACGGGTGAGCTGTCGCCGATCCTCGCGGGTGTTGAGAGCTTGTATTTGAATAACAACCGTCTAATCGGGACGGTACCGAGGGCGTACGTTAAGAGCGTGTGCGTGGGGATCACCAAAACGTTGTACCTGCAACACAATTACATTTCCCGGTTCGCGGTGGAGCCCGGGTCGATGTTGCCCGATACGGTGTCGTTGTGCTTAAGTTACAACTGCATGGTGCCGCCGGTGGGGATGGAGGCGTGCCCGGCCAACGCAGGAACGGATCTGTCGCGGCCGGCGTCGCAGTGCTCGGTGTTTAACTACGGCTAA
- the LOC137740403 gene encoding RCC1 domain-containing protein RUG3, mitochondrial-like, whose amino-acid sequence MSVHLSLRHRSFAYLNRRLSSSPFSTSTISKIPTLYEPTAAPTTTQNDAIPTTTLQLLSWGRGASGQLGGGIEEIRLYPTPVANLVVPTSSFTLSPTQGRIQAPNCSNQKNSADSGVVEVGISCGLFHSSLLVDGKLWIWGKGDGGRLGFGHENSLFLPTLNPNLDSVRFVALGGLHSVALTATGEVYTWGYGGFGALGHSVYTRELFPRLVEGSWSGKIRHISTSGTHTGAITESGELYTWGRDEGDGRLGLGPNRGPNEGGGLSIPSKVKALHMPVTAVSCGGFFTMALTEDGELWNWGANSNYELGRGDKVGGWTPKPVPSLAGIRIIQIESGGYHSLALTDEGKVLSWGHGGHGQLGNSSLQSQKTPTVVEALTDERVIYIACGGSSSAAITDKGKLFMWGYTKDSQLGVPGLPEIQPSPVEVKFLMEDDGLGAHNVLSVAVGASHAMCLVSRDELSN is encoded by the exons TCCCCACCCTTTACGAACCCACCGCCGCCCCCACCACCACCCAAAACGACGCCATCCCCACCACAACCCTCCAACTCCTCTCATGGGGCAGAGGCGCCTCCGGTCAGCTCGGCGGCGGCATCGAAGAAATCCGGCTCTACCCAACTCCAGTCGCCAACCTCGTCGTTCCCACCTCATCCTTCACTCTTTCACCAACCCAGGGCCGAATTCAAGCACCCAATTGCTCGAATCAAAAGAACAGTGCCGACAGCGGTGTTGTGGAGGTGGGTATTTCTTGTGGGTTGTTCCACTCATCGCTGTTGGTGGATGGTAAGCTTTGGATTTGGGGTAAAGGCGACGGTGGTCGACTTGGTTTTGGGCATGAGAATTCTCTGTTTCTCCCGACTTTGAACCCCAATTTGGATTCGGTTCGCTTCGTGGCGCTTGGCGGGTTGCATTCAGTGGCGCTCACCGCCACCGGGGAGGTCTATACTTG GGGTTATGGTGGTTTTGGTGCACTGGGGCATTCTGTTTATACTAGAGAGTTGTTCCCTAGGTTGGTAGAAGGATCGTGGAGTGGGAAAATACGTCATATTTCGACTAGTGGGACGCATACTGGTGCCATCACGGAATCAG GAGAACTTTATACTTGGGGTCGAGATGAAGGGGATGGTAGATTGGGACTTGGTCCTAATCGAGGCCCAAATGAGGGTGGTGGACTCAGCATACCCTCCAAAGTAAAAGCATTACATATGCCTGTGACTGCTGTTTCTTGTGGAGGTTTTTTCACAATGGCACTGACAGAAGATGGGGAACTTTGGAATTGGGGAG CAAACTCTAACTATGAGCTTGGAAGGGGCGATAAGGTTGGTGGTTGGACACCAAAACCAGTTCCTAGTCTTGCAGGCATTCGTATTATTCAGATAGAAAGTGGTGGATATCATTCTCTTGCGTTAACCG ATGAAGGTAAAGTACTTTCTTGGGGCCATGGTGGTCATGGTCAGTTGGGCAACTCTTCTTTACAGAGTCAGAAAACACCTACAGTTGTTGAGGCTTTAACTGATGAGCGTGTTATCTATATTGCTTGCGGGGGTTCATCTTCAGCAGCTATAACAG ATAAAGGAAAGTTGTTTATGTGGGGATACACCAAAGACTCTCAGCTAGGAGTACCTGGGCTGCCGGAGATCCAACCATCTCCTGTTGAAGTCAAGTTTTTAATGGAGGATGATGGACTGGGAGCCCACAATGTGCTGTCTGTTGCAGTTGGTGCTTCCCATGCCATGTGCTTGGTTTCAAG GGATGAATTGTCCAACTGA